A single Pan troglodytes isolate AG18354 chromosome X, NHGRI_mPanTro3-v2.0_pri, whole genome shotgun sequence DNA region contains:
- the NR0B1 gene encoding nuclear receptor subfamily 0 group B member 1, with protein MAGENHQWQGSILYNMLMSAKQTRAAPEAPETRLVDQCWGCSCGDEPGVGREGLLGGRNVALLYRCCFCGKDHPRQGSILYSMLTSAKQTYAAPKAPEATLGPCWGCSCGSDPGVGRAGLPGGRPVALLYRCCFCGEDHPRQGSILYSLLTSSKQTHVAPAAPEARPGGAWWDRSYFAQRPGGKEALPGGRATALLYRCCFCGEDHPQQGSTLYCMPTSTNQAQAAPEERPRAPWWDTSSGALRPVALKSPQVVCEAASAGLLKTLRFVKYLPCFQVLPLDQQLVLVRNCWASLLMLELAQDRLQFETVEVSEPSMLQKILTTRRRETGGNEPLPVPTLQPHLAPPAEARKVPSASQVQAIKCFLSKCWSLNISTKEYAYLKGTVLFNPDVPGLQCVKYIQGLQWGTQQILSEHARMTHQGPHDRFIELNSTLFLLRFINANVIAELFFRPIIGTVSMDDMMLEMLCTKI; from the exons ATGGCGGGCGAGAACCACCAGTGGCAGGGCAGCATCCTCTACAACATGCTTATGAGCGCGAAGCAAACGCGCGCGGCTCCTGAGGCTCCAGAGACGCGGCTGGTGGATCAGTGCTGGGGCTGTTCGTGCGGCGATGAGCCCGGGGTGGGCAGAGAGGGGCTGCTGGGCGGGCGGAACGTGGCGCTCCTGTACCGCTGCTGCTTTTGCGGTAAAGACCACCCACGGCAGGGCAGCATCCTCTACAGCATGCTAACGAGCGCAAAGCAAACGTACGCGGCACCGAAGGCGCCCGAGGCGACGCTGGGTCCGTGCTGGGGCTGTTCGTGCGGCTCTGATCCCGGGGTGGGCAGAGCGGGGCTTCCGGGTGGGCGGCCCGTGGCACTCCTGTACCGCTGCTGCTTTTGTGGTGAAGACCACCCGCGGCAGGGCAGCATCCTCTACAGCTTGCTCACTAGCTCAAAGCAAACGCACGTGGCTCCGGCAGCGCCCGAGGCACGGCCAGGGGGCGCGTGGTGGGACCGCTCCTACTTCGCGCAGAGGCCAGGGGGTAAAGAGGCGCTACCAGGCGGGCGGGCCACGGCGCTTCTGTACCGCTGCTGCTTTTGCGGTGAAGACCACCCGCAGCAGGGCAGCACCCTCTACTGCATGCCCACGAGCACAAATCAAGCGCAGGCGGCTCCGGAGGAGCGGCCGAGGGCCCCCTGGTGGGACACCTCCTCTGGTGCGCTGCGGCCGGTGGCGCTCAAGAGTCCACAGGTGGTCTGCGAGGCAGCCTCAGCGGGCCTGTTGAAGACGCTGCGCTTCGTCAAGTACTTGCCCTGCTTCCAGGTGCTGCCCCTGGACCAGCAGCTGGTGCTGGTGCGCAACTGCTGGGCGTCCCTGCTCATGCTTGAGCTGGCCCAGGACCGCTTGCAGTTCGAGACTGTGGAAGTCTCGGAGCCCAGCATGCTGCAGAAGATCCTCACCACCAGGCGGCGGGAGACCGGGGGCAACGAGCCACTGCCCGTGCCCACGCTGCAGCCCCATTTGGCACCGCCGGCGGAGGCCAGGAAGGtgccctccgcctcccaggtccaagccaTCAAGTGCTTTCTTTCCAAATGCTGGAGTCTGAACATCAGTACCAAGGAGTACGCCTACCTCAAGGGGACCGTGCTCTTTAACCCGG ACGTGCCGGGCCTGCAGTGCGTGAAGTACATTCAGGGACTCCAGTGGGGAACTCAGCAAATACTCAGTGAACACGCCAGGATGACGCACCAAGGGCCCCATGACAGATTCATCGAACTTAATAGTACCCTTTTCCTGCTGAGATTCATCAATGCCAATGTCATTGCTGAACTGTTCTTCAGGCCCATCATCGGCACAGTCAGCATGGATGATATGATGCTGGAAATGctctgtacaaagatataa